The following proteins come from a genomic window of Ursus arctos isolate Adak ecotype North America unplaced genomic scaffold, UrsArc2.0 scaffold_12, whole genome shotgun sequence:
- the DCLRE1B gene encoding 5' exonuclease Apollo isoform X2 has translation MLKEPALKLGKQIHTLYLDNTNCNPAWVLPSRQEAARQIVELIRKHPQHNIKIGLYSLGKESLLEQLALEFQTWVVLSPRRLELVQLLGLADVFTLEEKAGRIHAVDHMEICHSAMLHWNQTHPTIAILPTSRKIHRSHPDIHIIPYSDHSSYSELRTFVAALKPCQVVPIVSRQPCRDYFQDSLSPRLSVPLIPDSVQQYMNSSSRKPSFLWLLLERRLKRPRTRGVVFDSSQETADQSQADRDSKKAKNENLSGDLEKQASHHPLQNKKQLFPDFCSKEWDGAAPSSESQKMVTVRTAPLSFSVHVRSTDEKFLSLETGEEIGVGPHLVPRGDHNGSAATGNQSACLGQDSPLSHHSKAAPLQAPEFRGLALKYLLTPVNFFQAQFSSRGFDRQVEKYHKPWLKYREENAEGYLG, from the exons ATGTTAAAGGAGCCAGCCCTGAAACTGGGGAAACAGATCCATACCTTATACCTAGACAACACCAACTGCAACCCGGCCTGGGTTCTTCCTTCCCGACAAGAAGCTGCCCGCCAGATCGTTGAGCTTATTCGAAAGCACCCacaacataacataaaaattg GACTCTATAGCCTGGGAAAAGAGTCACTGCTGGAGCAGCTGGCCCTGGAGTTTCAGACCTGGGTGGTATTGAGCCCTCGGCGCCTGGAGTTGGTGCAGCTGCTGGGCCTGGCGGATGTGTTCACCCTGGAGGAGAAGGCCGGCCGCATCCATGCGGTGGACCATATGGAGATCTGCCATTCTGCCATGCTACACTGGAACCAGACCCACCCTACCATCGCTATCCTTCCCACGAGCCGGAAGATCCACCGCTCCCACCCCGACATCCACATCATCCCTTACTCTGACCATTCCTCCTACTCGGAGCTTCGGACCTTCGTTGCAGCACTAAAGCCATGCCAGGTGGTGCCCATTGTCAGTCGGCAGCCCTGTAGGGACTACTTTCAGGACAGCCTGAGCCCCAGGCTCTCTGTGCCCCTGATCCCCGACTCTGTGCAGCAATATATGAATTCCTCCTCAAGGAAACCGAGCTTTCTCTGGCTATTGTTAGAAAGGAGGCTAAAAAGGCCGAGAACCCGGGGTGTTGTGTTTGACTCCTCTCAGGAAACTGCTGATCAATCTCAAGCTGACAGGGACTCAAAGAAGGCCAAGAATGAGAACCTTTCTGGGGACCttgagaagcaggcttcccaccatcCTTTGCAGAACAAGAAACAGTTGTTCCCGGACTTCTGCAGCAAAGAATGGGATGGGGCAGCCCCTAGCTCTGAGTCCCAGAAGATGGTGACTGTACGGACTGCCCCCTTGAGTTTTTCAGTGCACGTACGGTCTACAgatgagaaatttctttctctaGAAACTGGGGAGGAAATTGGTGTAGGGCCCCACTTGGTACCCAGGGGAGACCACAATGGCTCAGCAGCCACAGGGAACCAGAGCGCCTGCCTGGGCCAGGATTCTCCCCTGTCTCACCACAGCAAGGCTGCCCCTCTCCAGGCTCCTGAGTTCAGGGGCCTGGCACTAAAATACCTTCTGACTCCAGTGAACTTTTTCCAGGCACAGTTCTCTTCTAGGGGCTTTGACCGGCAAGTGGAAAAATACCATAAACCGTGGCTGAAGTACAGAGAGGAGAATGCAGAAGGGTACCTTGGTTGA
- the DCLRE1B gene encoding 5' exonuclease Apollo isoform X1 codes for MNGALIPHTPIAVDFWSLRRAGSARLFFLSHMHSDHTVGLSSTWARPLYCSPITAYLVHRHLQVPKEWIRALEVGESHVLPLDEIGRETMTVTLMDANHCPGSVMFLFEGYFGTILYTGDFRYTPSMLKEPALKLGKQIHTLYLDNTNCNPAWVLPSRQEAARQIVELIRKHPQHNIKIGLYSLGKESLLEQLALEFQTWVVLSPRRLELVQLLGLADVFTLEEKAGRIHAVDHMEICHSAMLHWNQTHPTIAILPTSRKIHRSHPDIHIIPYSDHSSYSELRTFVAALKPCQVVPIVSRQPCRDYFQDSLSPRLSVPLIPDSVQQYMNSSSRKPSFLWLLLERRLKRPRTRGVVFDSSQETADQSQADRDSKKAKNENLSGDLEKQASHHPLQNKKQLFPDFCSKEWDGAAPSSESQKMVTVRTAPLSFSVHVRSTDEKFLSLETGEEIGVGPHLVPRGDHNGSAATGNQSACLGQDSPLSHHSKAAPLQAPEFRGLALKYLLTPVNFFQAQFSSRGFDRQVEKYHKPWLKYREENAEGYLG; via the exons ATGAACGGGGCCCTGATCCCCCATACGCCCATCGCTGTGGACTTTTGGAGCCTGCGCCGGGCTGGTTCCGCACGGCTTTTCTTCTTGTCCCACATGCACTCGGACCACACCGTGGGTTTGTCTAGCACCTGGGCCCGGCCCCTCTACTGCTCCCCAATCACTGCTTACCTCGTTCATCGTCACCTACAG GTACCTAAGGAGTGGATCCGGGCCTTGGAGGTTGGTGAGAGCCATGTCCTGCCTCTAGATGAAATTGGGCGAGAGACCATGACTGTAACCCTCATGGATGCCAATCACTGCCCTGGCTCTGTCATGTTTCTCTTTGAAGGATACTTTGGAACCATCCTCTACACAG GTGACTTTCGGTATACACCATCCATGTTAAAGGAGCCAGCCCTGAAACTGGGGAAACAGATCCATACCTTATACCTAGACAACACCAACTGCAACCCGGCCTGGGTTCTTCCTTCCCGACAAGAAGCTGCCCGCCAGATCGTTGAGCTTATTCGAAAGCACCCacaacataacataaaaattg GACTCTATAGCCTGGGAAAAGAGTCACTGCTGGAGCAGCTGGCCCTGGAGTTTCAGACCTGGGTGGTATTGAGCCCTCGGCGCCTGGAGTTGGTGCAGCTGCTGGGCCTGGCGGATGTGTTCACCCTGGAGGAGAAGGCCGGCCGCATCCATGCGGTGGACCATATGGAGATCTGCCATTCTGCCATGCTACACTGGAACCAGACCCACCCTACCATCGCTATCCTTCCCACGAGCCGGAAGATCCACCGCTCCCACCCCGACATCCACATCATCCCTTACTCTGACCATTCCTCCTACTCGGAGCTTCGGACCTTCGTTGCAGCACTAAAGCCATGCCAGGTGGTGCCCATTGTCAGTCGGCAGCCCTGTAGGGACTACTTTCAGGACAGCCTGAGCCCCAGGCTCTCTGTGCCCCTGATCCCCGACTCTGTGCAGCAATATATGAATTCCTCCTCAAGGAAACCGAGCTTTCTCTGGCTATTGTTAGAAAGGAGGCTAAAAAGGCCGAGAACCCGGGGTGTTGTGTTTGACTCCTCTCAGGAAACTGCTGATCAATCTCAAGCTGACAGGGACTCAAAGAAGGCCAAGAATGAGAACCTTTCTGGGGACCttgagaagcaggcttcccaccatcCTTTGCAGAACAAGAAACAGTTGTTCCCGGACTTCTGCAGCAAAGAATGGGATGGGGCAGCCCCTAGCTCTGAGTCCCAGAAGATGGTGACTGTACGGACTGCCCCCTTGAGTTTTTCAGTGCACGTACGGTCTACAgatgagaaatttctttctctaGAAACTGGGGAGGAAATTGGTGTAGGGCCCCACTTGGTACCCAGGGGAGACCACAATGGCTCAGCAGCCACAGGGAACCAGAGCGCCTGCCTGGGCCAGGATTCTCCCCTGTCTCACCACAGCAAGGCTGCCCCTCTCCAGGCTCCTGAGTTCAGGGGCCTGGCACTAAAATACCTTCTGACTCCAGTGAACTTTTTCCAGGCACAGTTCTCTTCTAGGGGCTTTGACCGGCAAGTGGAAAAATACCATAAACCGTGGCTGAAGTACAGAGAGGAGAATGCAGAAGGGTACCTTGGTTGA